The following are encoded in a window of Cucurbita pepo subsp. pepo cultivar mu-cu-16 chromosome LG12, ASM280686v2, whole genome shotgun sequence genomic DNA:
- the LOC111806481 gene encoding CBL-interacting serine/threonine-protein kinase 1-like isoform X2, with product MVGGGRGEENEDRAARVRLGKYELGKTLGHGNFGKVKLAINFETDQPFAVKVLDKTKIIDLNISDQFKREIRTLKLLKHPNIVRLHEVLASKSKIYMVLEYVNGGELFNRIASNGKLSEDRGRKIFQQLIDGVSYCHWKGVYHRDLKLENILVDAKGNIKISDFGLSALPEHLRNDGLLHTTCGSPNYVAPEILANRGYDGAASDVWSCGVILYVILTGSLPFEDRNLCVLYNKILKGETQLPKWLSQGAQNLIRRILDPNPISRITMASIKMDEWFRKDYDPAYLDDDEEDINTQNEAIPTHQEPSYLEERSPRSPTTINAFELIGMSSCLDLSGLFEKEDVSERKIRFTTIHSAKEDILNRMEDLVKEMGFLVHKKEGRLKVMREHKGQNGVAIILSVSAKVFEISPSLYVIELRKVQGESSSYRQLCKILSSDLGIPSRQGSVMT from the exons ATGGTGGGCGGCGGCCGCGGCGAGGAAAATGAAGATCGGGCGGCGCGTGTGCGATTGGGGAAGTACGAGCTGGGGAAAACTCTGGGGCATGGGAACTTCGGAAAGGTCAAATTAGCTATCAATTTTGAAACGGATCAGCCTTTTGCTGTCAAGGTCCTCGACAAGACCAAGATCATCGACCTCAATATCTCCGATCAG TTTAAAAGGGAAATACGGACGCTGAAGCTTCTCAAGCATCCAAATATAGTGAGGCTACACGAG GTGTTGGCCAGTAAAAGCAAAATTTACATGGTTCTCGAGTATGTGAACGGGGGAGAATTGTTTAATAGAATC GCATCCAACGGGAAGCTGTCGGAAGATCGAGGTAGAAAAATCTTCCAACAGTTAATTGACGGTGTGAGTTACTGCCATTGGAAAGGCGTTTACCATAGGGATCTTAAG CTCGAGAACATATTGGTTGACGCGAAGGGAAATATTAAGATATCTGATTTTGGCTTAAGTGCATTACCCGAGCATTTAAGG AATGATGGCTTGCTTCACACCACGTGCGGAAGCCCAAACTACGTGGCGCCTGAGATTCTAGCTAACAGAGGGTATGATGGTGCGGCCTCGGATGTATGGTCTTGTGGGGTTATCTTATACGTAATTCTTACTGGATCGCTTCCTTTCGAAGATAGAAATTTGTGCGTCCTTTACAATAag ATCTTGAAGGGTGAAACTCAGCTACCCAAATGGCTGTCACAAGGGGCACAAAACTTGATAAGAAGGATTCTTGATCCCAACCCTATTTCTCGGATAACCATGGCGAGTATCAAAATGGACGAGTGGTTTAGAAAGGACTACGATCCAGCATACCTTGACGATGACGAGGAGGATATAAACACTCAAAATGAGGCCATCCCGACGCATCAAGAG CCATCTTATCTCGAGGAAAGGAGTCCGAGATCTCCCACGACTATAAATGCTTTTGAACTGATCGGAATGTCATCATGCCTAGACCTTTCAGGCTTATTTGAGAAAGAG GATGTTTCTGAGAGGAAGATTAGATTTACAACCATTCACTCAGCCAAAGAAGACATCCTTAATCGGATGGAGGATCTTGTCAAAGAGATGGGGTTTCTTGTCcacaagaaagaaggaagg TTGAAAGTAATGAGAGAGCACAAGGGGCAGAATGGTGTGGCCATTATACTTTCAGTGTCAGCAAAG gtTTTTGAGATAAGCCCTTCACTATATGTTATAGAATTAAGAAAGGTGCAAGGAGAATCATCTTCATATAGACAG CTATGTAAAATATTATCAAGTGATTTAGGCATCCCGTCGAGACAAGGCTCAGTGATGACATAG
- the LOC111806481 gene encoding CBL-interacting serine/threonine-protein kinase 1-like isoform X1, producing the protein MVGGGRGEENEDRAARVRLGKYELGKTLGHGNFGKVKLAINFETDQPFAVKVLDKTKIIDLNISDQFKREIRTLKLLKHPNIVRLHEVLASKSKIYMVLEYVNGGELFNRIASNGKLSEDRGRKIFQQLIDGVSYCHWKGVYHRDLKLENILVDAKGNIKISDFGLSALPEHLRNDGLLHTTCGSPNYVAPEILANRGYDGAASDVWSCGVILYVILTGSLPFEDRNLCVLYNKILKGETQLPKWLSQGAQNLIRRILDPNPISRITMASIKMDEWFRKDYDPAYLDDDEEDINTQNEAIPTHQEPSYLEERSPRSPTTINAFELIGMSSCLDLSGLFEKEDVSERKIRFTTIHSAKEDILNRMEDLVKEMGFLVHKKEGRLKVMREHKGQNGVAIILSVSAKVFEISPSLYVIELRKVQGESSSYRQVPFLPFSRYVILLFNLIGGSVLFDKLSFVVFGF; encoded by the exons ATGGTGGGCGGCGGCCGCGGCGAGGAAAATGAAGATCGGGCGGCGCGTGTGCGATTGGGGAAGTACGAGCTGGGGAAAACTCTGGGGCATGGGAACTTCGGAAAGGTCAAATTAGCTATCAATTTTGAAACGGATCAGCCTTTTGCTGTCAAGGTCCTCGACAAGACCAAGATCATCGACCTCAATATCTCCGATCAG TTTAAAAGGGAAATACGGACGCTGAAGCTTCTCAAGCATCCAAATATAGTGAGGCTACACGAG GTGTTGGCCAGTAAAAGCAAAATTTACATGGTTCTCGAGTATGTGAACGGGGGAGAATTGTTTAATAGAATC GCATCCAACGGGAAGCTGTCGGAAGATCGAGGTAGAAAAATCTTCCAACAGTTAATTGACGGTGTGAGTTACTGCCATTGGAAAGGCGTTTACCATAGGGATCTTAAG CTCGAGAACATATTGGTTGACGCGAAGGGAAATATTAAGATATCTGATTTTGGCTTAAGTGCATTACCCGAGCATTTAAGG AATGATGGCTTGCTTCACACCACGTGCGGAAGCCCAAACTACGTGGCGCCTGAGATTCTAGCTAACAGAGGGTATGATGGTGCGGCCTCGGATGTATGGTCTTGTGGGGTTATCTTATACGTAATTCTTACTGGATCGCTTCCTTTCGAAGATAGAAATTTGTGCGTCCTTTACAATAag ATCTTGAAGGGTGAAACTCAGCTACCCAAATGGCTGTCACAAGGGGCACAAAACTTGATAAGAAGGATTCTTGATCCCAACCCTATTTCTCGGATAACCATGGCGAGTATCAAAATGGACGAGTGGTTTAGAAAGGACTACGATCCAGCATACCTTGACGATGACGAGGAGGATATAAACACTCAAAATGAGGCCATCCCGACGCATCAAGAG CCATCTTATCTCGAGGAAAGGAGTCCGAGATCTCCCACGACTATAAATGCTTTTGAACTGATCGGAATGTCATCATGCCTAGACCTTTCAGGCTTATTTGAGAAAGAG GATGTTTCTGAGAGGAAGATTAGATTTACAACCATTCACTCAGCCAAAGAAGACATCCTTAATCGGATGGAGGATCTTGTCAAAGAGATGGGGTTTCTTGTCcacaagaaagaaggaagg TTGAAAGTAATGAGAGAGCACAAGGGGCAGAATGGTGTGGCCATTATACTTTCAGTGTCAGCAAAG gtTTTTGAGATAAGCCCTTCACTATATGTTATAGAATTAAGAAAGGTGCAAGGAGAATCATCTTCATATAGACAGGTgccctttcttcctttctcgAGATACGTGATTTTACTCTTTAACCTAATCGGTGGTTCGGTTTTGTTCGATAAGCTATCTTTTGTAGTTTTCGGGTTTTGA